One stretch of Aeromicrobium fastidiosum DNA includes these proteins:
- the hrpB gene encoding ATP-dependent helicase HrpB gives MPPTTGIQRLLDSPPDLPVVGGLPALTAALRAQGVAVVQAPPGTGKTTLVPPAVAALATGGRIVVTQPRRIAARAAARRLAGLLGERVGETVGHTVRGDRAVGPDTRIEFVTTGVLLRRLQRDPELPGVAAVVLDEVHERQLDADLVLAFLVDVRATVRDDLLLVAMSATVEAERLAAVLDAPVVDVPGSLHPVTQHWSPPPPGVLPTDERGVPPRFLDHVAATVRQALAADDGDALVFVPGVGEVDGVIRRLAGFADVDVLPLHGRLPAREQDAALASGARRRVVVSTAVAESSLTVPGVRIVVDAGLSREPRTDQVRGLPSLVTVRVSRAAAEQRAGRAGREGPGAVHRCWARADHGHLAAHPAPEIAVADLTGFCLELAAWGDSDGSGLALLDRPPPLAFETARQTLVELGAVDASGAITARGRAMAQVPADPRLARALLDGAEAVGARRAAEVVALLDDDVRAPGGDLVAALRALRRGGPASRSWSDAVARLESLLPSRPPRTELTDDLAVGTVVALAHPGRIARRRPGGTSYLMVSGTGASFRAADPALAGVPWIAIADAERRPGARDATIRSAAPIDEDIALDAASGTWLEADEIAWTQGRIVARRVTRLGAIELSAVTVPDPPPEAVAAAVAEGLSRDGLAALPWSEAAGALRRRMAFLHDAVGEPWPDVGDEALLAGIDTWLGADLARVRGSRDLARLDVLGALRRLLPWPAAGRFDELAPERVAVPKGPAVRVEYGPTGTEQPVLAVRLQDAFGWTATPRLADGRVPLLLHLLTPARRPAAVTADLESFWAGPYRQVRAELRGRYPKHAWPEDPSVRP, from the coding sequence GTGCCCCCGACGACCGGGATCCAGCGTCTGCTCGACAGCCCGCCCGACCTCCCGGTTGTCGGCGGGCTGCCGGCGCTGACGGCGGCGTTGCGGGCGCAGGGAGTCGCGGTCGTCCAGGCCCCGCCGGGCACCGGCAAGACGACGCTCGTGCCGCCGGCGGTGGCTGCGCTGGCCACCGGCGGACGCATCGTGGTGACGCAGCCGCGGCGCATAGCAGCCCGGGCGGCGGCGCGACGACTCGCGGGCCTGCTGGGCGAGCGCGTGGGCGAGACCGTAGGCCACACGGTGCGCGGAGACCGGGCGGTGGGTCCGGACACGCGCATCGAGTTCGTGACGACGGGAGTGCTGCTGCGCAGGCTCCAGCGCGATCCCGAGCTGCCCGGCGTCGCGGCCGTCGTCCTCGACGAGGTGCACGAGCGTCAGCTCGACGCCGATCTGGTGCTCGCCTTCCTCGTCGACGTGCGGGCGACGGTGCGCGACGACCTGCTGCTCGTCGCGATGTCGGCGACGGTCGAGGCCGAGCGGCTGGCGGCGGTGCTCGACGCCCCGGTCGTGGACGTGCCCGGTTCGCTGCATCCCGTGACGCAGCACTGGTCGCCCCCGCCACCGGGCGTCCTGCCGACGGACGAGCGCGGGGTGCCACCGCGCTTCCTCGACCACGTCGCGGCGACGGTCCGGCAGGCGCTGGCCGCCGATGACGGCGACGCCCTGGTGTTCGTGCCGGGGGTCGGCGAGGTCGACGGAGTCATCCGCCGGCTGGCCGGTTTCGCCGACGTCGACGTGCTGCCCCTGCACGGACGCTTGCCCGCGCGCGAGCAGGACGCCGCCCTGGCGAGCGGGGCACGTCGCCGCGTCGTGGTGTCGACCGCCGTGGCGGAGTCGTCGCTGACCGTGCCGGGCGTGCGCATCGTCGTCGACGCCGGGTTGTCGCGGGAGCCCCGCACCGACCAGGTGCGGGGCCTGCCGTCGCTCGTGACGGTGCGGGTGAGCCGGGCGGCCGCCGAGCAGCGGGCCGGCCGCGCCGGCCGCGAGGGTCCTGGCGCGGTGCACCGGTGCTGGGCGCGCGCCGACCACGGCCACCTCGCGGCGCACCCGGCACCCGAGATCGCGGTCGCCGACCTCACGGGCTTCTGCCTCGAGCTCGCGGCGTGGGGCGACAGCGACGGGTCGGGGCTCGCACTGCTCGACCGCCCACCGCCGCTGGCGTTCGAGACCGCGCGGCAGACCTTGGTCGAGCTGGGTGCCGTCGATGCGAGCGGTGCGATCACGGCCCGAGGACGCGCGATGGCCCAGGTGCCTGCCGATCCCCGCCTCGCCCGTGCCCTCCTCGACGGCGCGGAGGCCGTCGGAGCCCGCCGGGCCGCCGAGGTCGTCGCCCTGCTCGACGACGACGTCCGCGCCCCCGGCGGAGACCTCGTCGCGGCACTGCGCGCGCTGCGCCGGGGCGGCCCTGCGTCCCGTTCGTGGTCGGATGCCGTGGCACGGCTCGAGTCGCTGCTCCCGTCCCGTCCGCCGCGCACCGAGCTCACCGACGACCTCGCGGTCGGCACCGTCGTGGCGCTCGCCCACCCGGGACGCATCGCGCGTCGCCGCCCGGGCGGCACGTCCTACCTCATGGTGTCGGGCACGGGCGCGTCGTTCCGCGCCGCTGACCCGGCGCTGGCAGGCGTCCCGTGGATCGCGATCGCTGACGCCGAACGACGTCCGGGCGCGCGCGACGCGACGATCCGCTCGGCCGCTCCCATCGACGAGGACATCGCCCTCGACGCGGCGTCCGGCACGTGGCTCGAGGCCGACGAGATCGCCTGGACGCAGGGCCGCATCGTGGCGCGACGGGTCACCCGGCTCGGGGCGATCGAGCTGTCGGCCGTCACGGTGCCCGACCCTCCTCCCGAGGCCGTCGCGGCGGCGGTCGCCGAGGGGCTGTCGCGGGACGGGCTCGCAGCGCTTCCGTGGAGCGAGGCCGCCGGTGCGCTGCGTCGCCGCATGGCGTTCCTCCACGATGCAGTCGGCGAGCCGTGGCCCGATGTCGGCGACGAGGCGCTGCTCGCCGGCATCGACACGTGGCTGGGTGCCGACCTCGCCCGGGTGCGCGGGAGCCGCGACCTGGCGCGTCTCGACGTCCTCGGTGCGCTGCGCCGTCTCCTCCCCTGGCCTGCTGCCGGCCGGTTCGACGAGCTGGCACCCGAACGGGTGGCGGTGCCGAAGGGGCCCGCGGTGCGGGTCGAGTACGGCCCGACGGGCACCGAGCAGCCCGTGCTGGCGGTGCGACTGCAGGACGCCTTCGGGTGGACGGCGACGCCGCGGCTCGCCGACGGACGGGTGCCGCTGCTGCTCCACCTGCTGACGCCGGCCCGTCGCCCCGCGGCCGTGACGGCCGATCTCGAGTCGTTCTGGGCCGGGCCCTACCGGCAGGTGCGTGCCGAGCTGCGCGGCCGGTATCCCAAGCACGCCTGGCCCGAGGACCCGTCCGTCAGGCCATGA